Proteins from one Comamonas flocculans genomic window:
- a CDS encoding esterase-like activity of phytase family protein: MRSRLAVLALVLAGCAFAPAPPQAPAPPARLQLIGVAELPTGSEYGGTTVGGLSGIAYSAARDEYLLISDDRGNDGPARVYRARIDIGKAPLAPPRLTGVLHPRHAGGAPFAPWWRPADGVDRPDAEALRWLPGSQAYVWSSEGDFARGFGPRVRINRLDGGYLRELALPAALQPGKGEQGARGNAALEGLALTPDGRTLWLAMELPLKQDGPAATPRDAGAPVRITALDLASGRPLRQIAYPPERVPLPRRLPGPQLNGVSEILMEDAHHMLVLERSYSAGAGFGARLYRIDTRGGSDTLGVDALAPGGAWQPVPKQLLADLGALVPGLDNIEGMAWGAHLADGGCTLVFVSDNNFNPAQTTQFIAARYLGPPGGASNCPEPAR, from the coding sequence ATGCGTTCGCGCCTGGCGGTGCTGGCGCTGGTGCTGGCGGGCTGCGCCTTTGCGCCGGCGCCGCCGCAGGCGCCCGCGCCACCGGCGCGCCTGCAGCTGATCGGCGTGGCCGAGCTGCCCACCGGCAGCGAATACGGCGGCACCACCGTGGGCGGGCTCTCGGGCATTGCCTACAGCGCGGCGCGCGACGAATACCTGCTGATCAGCGACGACCGCGGCAACGACGGGCCGGCGCGCGTCTACCGCGCCCGCATTGACATTGGCAAGGCGCCGCTCGCGCCGCCGCGCCTCACCGGCGTGCTGCACCCGCGCCATGCGGGCGGCGCGCCGTTCGCGCCCTGGTGGCGCCCCGCCGACGGCGTGGACCGGCCCGACGCCGAGGCCCTGCGCTGGCTGCCCGGCAGCCAGGCCTACGTCTGGAGCAGCGAGGGCGACTTTGCCCGGGGCTTTGGCCCGCGCGTGCGCATCAACCGGCTCGACGGCGGCTACCTGCGCGAGCTCGCGCTGCCCGCCGCGCTGCAGCCGGGCAAGGGCGAACAGGGCGCACGCGGCAACGCCGCGCTCGAGGGCCTGGCGCTCACGCCCGACGGGCGCACGCTGTGGCTTGCGATGGAGCTGCCGCTCAAGCAGGACGGACCGGCCGCCACGCCCCGGGACGCGGGCGCGCCGGTGCGCATCACCGCGCTGGACCTGGCCAGCGGCCGGCCGCTGCGCCAGATCGCCTACCCGCCAGAGCGCGTGCCGCTGCCGCGCCGCCTGCCCGGCCCGCAGCTCAACGGCGTGAGCGAAATCCTGATGGAGGACGCGCACCACATGCTGGTGCTCGAACGCTCCTACAGCGCCGGCGCGGGCTTTGGCGCGCGCCTGTACCGCATCGACACGCGAGGCGGCAGCGACACGCTGGGCGTGGACGCGCTTGCGCCGGGCGGCGCCTGGCAGCCCGTGCCCAAGCAGCTGCTGGCCGACCTGGGCGCGCTGGTGCCTGGGCTGGACAACATCGAAGGCATGGCCTGGGGAGCGCACCTGGCCGACGGCGGCTGCACGCTGGTGTTCGTCTCGGACAACAACTTCAACCCCGCGCAGACGACGCAGTTCATCGCTGCGCGCTACCTGGGGCCGCCCGGCGGCGCCAGCAACTGTCCGGAGCCGGCGCGGTGA
- the radC gene encoding RadC family protein yields the protein MPLKDLPADSQPREKLLARGAAALTDAELLALLLRTGIQGKGVLQLAQELLQPAPAANGAGQRGGFGGLSGLLAASSEDLGRIKGLGPAKRAELLAVMELARRALAEQLRSRAVLDTPQAVREYLQLHLARQPHEVFALLLLDSQHRLLAYEELFRGTLTQTAVYPREVVLRALHHGAAAVVLAHNHPSGSLAPSRADEALTQTLKSALALVDVRVLDHIIVATGGALSMAERGLV from the coding sequence ATGCCGCTCAAAGACCTGCCTGCCGACAGCCAGCCGCGCGAAAAGCTGCTGGCGCGCGGCGCCGCCGCGCTCACCGATGCCGAGCTGCTGGCGCTGCTGCTGCGCACCGGCATCCAGGGCAAGGGCGTGCTGCAGCTGGCGCAGGAGCTCCTGCAGCCCGCGCCGGCGGCCAACGGCGCAGGCCAGCGCGGCGGCTTTGGCGGCCTGAGCGGCTTGCTGGCCGCCTCCAGCGAGGACCTGGGGCGCATCAAGGGCCTGGGCCCGGCCAAGCGCGCCGAGCTGCTGGCGGTGATGGAGCTCGCGCGCCGCGCCCTGGCCGAACAGTTGCGCTCGCGCGCCGTGCTGGACACGCCGCAGGCGGTGCGCGAGTACCTGCAGCTGCACCTGGCACGCCAGCCGCACGAGGTCTTCGCCCTGCTGCTGCTGGACAGCCAGCACCGGCTGCTGGCCTACGAGGAGCTGTTTCGCGGCACGCTCACGCAGACCGCCGTCTACCCGCGCGAGGTGGTGTTGCGCGCCCTGCACCACGGCGCGGCCGCCGTGGTGCTCGCGCACAACCACCCCAGCGGCAGCCTCGCGCCCAGCCGCGCCGACGAAGCCCTGACGCAAACCCTCAAGAGCGCGCTGGCGCTGGTGGACGTGCGCGTGCTCGACCACATCATCGTGGCCACGGGCGGCGCGCTGTCCATGGCCGAGCGGGGCCTGGTGTGA
- a CDS encoding FKBP-type peptidyl-prolyl cis-trans isomerase: MTDSTAAAEPAKVEPGSFLTLHYRLAGPAGDVINTFGSRPATLSVGAGELSPALEARLIGLTEGARATFEVPAGEAFGERNPEMQQWVAKKLLDAMGDPEDEYHVGEVVEFATPDGNGTYAGAVLQVREDGALRVDFNHPLAGRPVTFEVQIIGVL; this comes from the coding sequence ATGACCGACTCCACTGCCGCTGCCGAGCCTGCCAAGGTCGAGCCCGGTTCCTTCCTCACCTTGCACTACCGCCTGGCCGGCCCGGCCGGCGACGTGATCAACACCTTCGGCAGCCGCCCGGCCACCTTGTCGGTGGGCGCGGGCGAGCTCTCGCCCGCGCTGGAAGCGCGCCTGATCGGCTTGACCGAGGGCGCGCGCGCCACCTTCGAGGTGCCCGCGGGCGAGGCCTTCGGCGAGCGCAACCCCGAGATGCAGCAGTGGGTGGCCAAGAAGCTGCTCGACGCGATGGGCGACCCCGAGGACGAATACCATGTGGGCGAGGTGGTGGAGTTCGCCACGCCCGACGGCAACGGCACCTACGCCGGTGCGGTGCTGCAGGTGCGGGAAGACGGCGCGCTGCGCGTGGATTTCAACCATCCGCTGGCGGGTCGCCCCGTCACCTTTGAAGTGCAGATCATCGGAGTGTTATGA
- the ispH gene encoding 4-hydroxy-3-methylbut-2-enyl diphosphate reductase translates to MNLPQEVVLAQPRGFCAGVDRAIEIVERALIKFGAPIYVRHEIVHNTYVVNDLKAKGAIFVDTLEGIPEGSIVIFSAHGVSRALQQEAVERGLKVYDATCPLVTKVHVEVAKLAREGYEFIMIGHAGHPEVEGTMGQLEGGIYLVQDLSDVNKIQPRQTEKLALVTQTTLSVDDAREITAAIRARFPAVREPKQQDICYATQNRQDAVKLLTRQVQMVIVVGSQTSSNSNRLLELAKRMGTPAYMVDSASELQDAWFKGMARIGLTAGASAPEILVQQVIERIKQISGVTVRTMDGVTEDMRFPLPKGLKLEGDAEPERSALHVRAQDAQP, encoded by the coding sequence GTGAACCTACCCCAGGAAGTCGTGCTGGCGCAGCCGCGCGGCTTTTGCGCCGGCGTGGACCGTGCCATCGAAATCGTCGAGCGCGCGCTGATCAAGTTCGGCGCCCCCATCTACGTGCGCCACGAGATCGTGCACAACACCTACGTGGTCAACGACCTCAAGGCCAAGGGCGCGATCTTCGTCGACACGCTGGAGGGCATCCCCGAAGGCTCCATCGTGATCTTCTCGGCCCACGGCGTGAGCCGCGCGCTGCAGCAGGAGGCGGTGGAGCGCGGCCTGAAAGTCTATGACGCCACCTGCCCGCTGGTCACCAAGGTGCACGTGGAAGTGGCCAAGCTCGCGCGCGAGGGCTATGAATTCATCATGATCGGCCACGCCGGCCACCCCGAGGTGGAAGGCACCATGGGGCAGCTGGAAGGCGGCATCTACTTGGTGCAGGACCTGTCCGACGTGAACAAGATCCAGCCGCGCCAGACGGAAAAACTGGCGCTGGTGACGCAGACCACGCTGTCGGTGGACGATGCGCGCGAGATCACCGCCGCGATCCGCGCGCGCTTCCCGGCCGTGCGCGAGCCCAAGCAGCAGGACATCTGCTATGCCACGCAAAACCGCCAGGACGCGGTCAAGCTGCTCACCCGGCAGGTGCAGATGGTCATCGTCGTCGGCAGCCAGACCAGCTCCAACAGCAACCGCCTGCTGGAACTGGCCAAACGCATGGGCACGCCGGCCTACATGGTGGACTCTGCCTCCGAGCTGCAGGACGCCTGGTTCAAGGGCATGGCGCGCATCGGCCTCACGGCAGGCGCCTCGGCCCCGGAAATCCTGGTGCAGCAGGTGATAGAGCGCATCAAGCAGATCAGCGGCGTCACGGTGCGCACCATGGACGGCGTGACCGAGGACATGCGCTTTCCGCTGCCCAAGGGCCTCAAGCTCGAGGGCGACGCCGAGCCCGAGCGCTCGGCGCTGCATGTGCGCGCGCAGGACGCGCAGCCCTGA
- a CDS encoding hemolysin family protein — translation MVEILVLLALIFLNGLFAMSELALVSARRARLQRLIDEGDAGALAAVRLGEDPTRFLSTIQIGITSIGVLNGIVGESALAQPLAAWLIRLGMQPATAGYLALGVAVVVITYFSIVVGELVPKRLGQSQPELVARWVARPINGLARATQPFVKLLTVSTEALLRLLRVHTGREAVTEDEIHAMLAEGTTAGVIESHEHQMVRNVFRLDERQIGSLMVPRSDVVFLDVLAPFEHNLSVIERSSHAHFPVVRGGMEHILGVVRARQWLTRVLRDPAAQALDGEQLQPPLYVPETIDGMELLHDFRSSAVHMAFVVDEYGEVQGIVTVTDVVEAITGEFQTPDPGDAWAVQRADGSWLLDGHIPVPELKDCLGLASVPEEDRGHYQTLSGMLMLLTGKLPSETDVVQWEGWRLEIVDMDGKTIDKVLASRLPVDSPAT, via the coding sequence ATGGTTGAAATCCTCGTTCTTCTTGCGCTCATCTTTCTCAACGGGCTGTTTGCCATGTCCGAGCTGGCGCTGGTATCCGCGCGCCGGGCCCGGCTGCAGCGGCTGATCGACGAGGGCGACGCGGGCGCGCTGGCCGCCGTTCGCCTGGGCGAGGACCCCACGCGCTTTCTCTCCACCATCCAGATCGGCATCACCTCGATCGGCGTGCTCAACGGCATCGTCGGTGAATCGGCGCTGGCCCAGCCGTTGGCCGCCTGGCTCATCCGGCTGGGCATGCAGCCGGCCACCGCCGGCTATCTGGCGCTCGGCGTGGCGGTGGTGGTCATCACCTACTTTTCCATTGTCGTGGGCGAGCTCGTGCCCAAGCGCCTGGGGCAGAGCCAGCCCGAGCTGGTGGCGCGCTGGGTGGCGCGGCCGATCAACGGCCTGGCGCGCGCCACGCAGCCCTTCGTCAAGCTGCTGACCGTCTCCACCGAGGCGCTCTTGCGCCTGCTGCGCGTGCACACCGGGCGCGAGGCGGTGACCGAGGACGAGATCCACGCCATGCTGGCCGAAGGCACCACCGCCGGCGTGATCGAGAGCCACGAGCACCAGATGGTGCGCAACGTCTTTCGCCTGGACGAGCGCCAGATCGGCTCGCTCATGGTGCCGCGCTCGGACGTGGTGTTCCTGGACGTGCTCGCGCCCTTCGAGCACAACCTCTCGGTGATCGAACGCTCCAGCCACGCGCACTTTCCGGTGGTGCGCGGCGGCATGGAGCACATCCTGGGCGTGGTGCGCGCGCGCCAGTGGCTCACCCGCGTGCTGCGCGATCCGGCCGCGCAGGCGCTCGATGGCGAGCAGCTGCAGCCGCCGCTGTACGTGCCCGAGACCATAGACGGCATGGAGCTGCTGCACGACTTTCGCAGCTCCGCGGTGCACATGGCCTTCGTCGTCGACGAGTACGGCGAGGTGCAGGGCATCGTCACCGTGACGGACGTGGTGGAGGCGATCACCGGCGAATTCCAGACACCCGACCCGGGCGACGCCTGGGCGGTGCAGCGTGCCGACGGCTCCTGGCTGCTGGACGGCCACATTCCCGTGCCCGAGCTCAAGGACTGCCTGGGCCTGGCGAGCGTGCCCGAAGAGGACCGGGGCCACTACCAGACGCTCAGCGGCATGCTGATGCTGCTGACCGGCAAGCTGCCCAGCGAAACCGACGTGGTGCAGTGGGAAGGCTGGCGCCTGGAGATCGTGGACATGGACGGCAAGACCATAGACAAGGTGCTGGCCTCACGCCTGCCGGTCGATTCGCCGGCCACCTGA
- a CDS encoding CBS domain-containing protein, with translation MFFVFGPTGRVLRGDADAVSRFGLVKRVGRPQALRTRVGQEQAPAFSAGEAAAREGPASRPAPILAYEETAAGPGAQRRVLRHVSDVMTRGAITVSPGARVNDAWQTMAQHGVAQAPVVDEQGQLLGLLLRADMAPLDLLPEPGAIEQAIALARRPVAQVMLSPVPAVSPDTDLRRVARVFLDTGLPGLPVTDEAGHCTGFISRTDILQALVADPPLDLWG, from the coding sequence ATGTTCTTCGTTTTCGGCCCGACGGGGCGCGTGCTGCGCGGCGATGCGGACGCGGTCTCGCGGTTCGGGCTGGTCAAGCGCGTGGGGCGCCCGCAGGCGCTGCGCACGCGGGTCGGGCAGGAGCAGGCTCCGGCTTTTTCGGCCGGCGAAGCCGCCGCGCGCGAAGGGCCGGCGAGCCGCCCCGCGCCCATCCTGGCCTACGAGGAAACCGCCGCCGGCCCCGGTGCGCAGCGCCGCGTACTGCGCCACGTGAGCGACGTGATGACGCGCGGCGCCATCACCGTCAGCCCCGGCGCGCGGGTGAACGATGCCTGGCAGACCATGGCCCAGCATGGCGTGGCCCAGGCGCCGGTGGTGGACGAGCAGGGTCAGCTGCTGGGTCTGCTGCTGCGCGCGGACATGGCGCCGCTGGACCTGCTGCCCGAACCCGGCGCGATCGAGCAGGCGATTGCGCTCGCGCGCCGGCCGGTGGCACAGGTGATGCTCAGCCCCGTGCCCGCGGTCTCGCCCGATACCGACCTGCGCCGCGTGGCGCGGGTCTTCCTGGACACCGGGCTGCCGGGCCTTCCGGTGACCGACGAAGCCGGGCACTGCACCGGCTTCATCTCGCGCACCGACATCCTGCAGGCCCTGGTGGCCGACCCGCCGCTGGATTTGTGGGGCTGA
- the serS gene encoding serine--tRNA ligase, giving the protein MLDILLLRKDLATAVARLQTRKTPQPWLDVPAFQALEAERKAIQTRTEELQSTRNRLSKQIGQLMGQGDKDAAEAAKAEVGALKGELDTSAARLEQIQHALQAMLAAVPNLPHESVPVGADESANVEVRRWGTPRNFDFAVKDHVDLGAPLGLDFNLATKLTGPRFAVMQGAIARLHRALAQFMLDVHTAEHGYTECYVPYIVNADTLRGTGQLPKFEGDLFAAHKGGQDAEPVPDHAQLYLIPTAEVPLTNFLRDVVVPESELPIRLTAHTPCFRSEAGSYGRDTRGMIRQHQFDKVEMVQIVHPEQSYEVLEQMTGHAETILQRLGLPYRVVSLSTGDMGFGAAKTYDLEVWLPAQDTYREISSVSNCEAFQARRMQARFKNAQGKNELVHTLNGSGVAVGRALVAVMENYQQADGSITIPEVLRPYMGGLARLAP; this is encoded by the coding sequence ATGCTTGACATTCTCCTTTTGCGCAAAGACCTCGCCACGGCTGTCGCGCGCCTGCAAACCCGCAAGACCCCCCAGCCCTGGCTCGACGTGCCGGCCTTCCAGGCGCTGGAGGCCGAACGCAAGGCCATCCAGACGCGCACCGAAGAGCTGCAATCCACGCGCAACCGCCTGTCCAAACAGATCGGCCAGCTCATGGGCCAGGGCGACAAGGACGCGGCCGAGGCGGCCAAGGCCGAGGTCGGTGCTCTCAAGGGCGAGCTCGATACGTCCGCCGCGCGCCTGGAGCAGATCCAGCATGCGCTGCAGGCCATGCTGGCCGCCGTGCCCAACCTGCCGCATGAGAGCGTGCCCGTGGGCGCGGACGAATCGGCCAACGTGGAAGTGCGCCGCTGGGGCACGCCGCGCAACTTCGACTTCGCGGTCAAGGACCACGTGGACCTGGGCGCACCGCTGGGCCTGGACTTCAACCTGGCCACCAAGCTCACCGGCCCGCGCTTTGCGGTCATGCAGGGCGCCATCGCGCGCCTGCACCGGGCGCTGGCGCAGTTCATGCTGGACGTGCACACCGCCGAGCACGGCTACACCGAATGCTACGTGCCCTACATCGTCAACGCCGACACCCTGCGCGGCACCGGCCAGCTGCCCAAGTTCGAGGGCGATCTGTTTGCCGCGCACAAGGGCGGGCAGGACGCCGAGCCCGTGCCCGACCATGCCCAGCTCTACCTCATCCCCACCGCCGAAGTGCCGCTGACCAACTTCCTGCGCGACGTGGTGGTGCCCGAGTCCGAACTGCCCATCCGCCTGACCGCGCACACGCCCTGCTTTCGCTCCGAAGCCGGCAGCTACGGGCGCGACACGCGCGGCATGATCCGCCAGCACCAGTTCGACAAGGTGGAGATGGTGCAGATCGTGCACCCCGAGCAAAGCTACGAGGTGCTGGAGCAGATGACCGGCCACGCCGAAACCATCCTGCAGCGCCTGGGCCTGCCTTACCGCGTGGTGAGCCTGAGCACCGGCGACATGGGCTTTGGCGCCGCCAAGACCTACGACCTGGAGGTGTGGCTGCCCGCGCAGGACACCTACCGCGAGATCAGCTCGGTGAGCAACTGCGAAGCCTTCCAGGCGCGGCGCATGCAGGCGCGCTTCAAGAACGCCCAGGGCAAGAACGAGCTGGTGCACACTTTGAACGGCTCGGGCGTGGCCGTCGGCCGCGCGCTGGTGGCGGTGATGGAGAACTACCAGCAGGCGGACGGGAGCATCACCATCCCCGAAGTACTGCGCCCCTACATGGGCGGACTCGCGCGGCTGGCACCCTGA